One bacterium genomic region harbors:
- a CDS encoding cyclic nucleotide-binding domain-containing protein, with translation MERLADCELFRDIGPAHMAEIFAEASRRFLSKGEMVPFPREGGLGLFVLIEGKVRLVARRENGGEIELDVFLPGDIFGERIALGEMDMASSNVYVAEEDSTAVFFRLEFLESMMARSPALAMNLSRLLAKRMLKLDGRLAQTEERRSELFEIVGRVDMDSDLSHPNFDQTKFYKRNEEEIKRLARSGDSLLVWGESGVGKRQFGRTVFHLSDRFRSVYLIANFYREESLYPGGREEPLTPAQVLFGWEESGRRKSGLLELGRAGTLFLLGIERLGEEAQKKLWRHIVDLKYSQAAIMGAWEPGPRLICASLHNPGELQKDGRLIPELAEYFSTRSFHIPPLRERKKDIPDHVCFYLEKYARELEKETVCASDRTIKVLLDHNWPGNDAELAETIKRGIVLANGPVLEAEDIFLDFRKVEARGKIDLLRFDWIYKLFRSAYFPAVIQWTVTPFFVILVAFLIFGPKKPEANIGSVYSWALGWPLMVAGSFFWARFWCTICPMGSIGEAAKFLFPKKKERLFPQSLRRFSGWVIMAVALIIMWMEMTFEMRNFPLRLGWLLAGMMLFSFLFSVFYERQGWCAYFCGLGGMMGLFARLSPFELRADKNVCTARCAGHQCYTGTGERKGCPLFLLAPAVDSNLSCKLCGSCVKNCQHRSLNLNLRIPGREIWETGGKADLSIFTFAMMGALGCELLGKGWLREMQMPVVTGMTLLFILFTAAFVLALLFVSFLGKLSDKDSFTRHLSRYGQAYLPIVFMGFLSYHLYFLFELGDVLIRLIGEKLGLDILKSVDWKLHEGWIRLFQHSALWLGFLWTLLLLNRLGKQREGFRGTFTVHTLTALVLTLFLAAALDYHFFNIKIFGAFF, from the coding sequence ATGGAACGTCTGGCGGACTGCGAACTCTTCAGGGACATAGGCCCTGCGCACATGGCGGAGATTTTCGCCGAGGCCTCGCGGCGCTTCTTGTCCAAGGGCGAAATGGTGCCTTTCCCGAGGGAAGGGGGGCTCGGCCTCTTCGTCCTCATAGAGGGCAAGGTCCGTCTCGTAGCCCGCAGGGAGAACGGCGGCGAAATAGAGCTGGACGTCTTTTTGCCGGGGGATATCTTCGGCGAAAGGATAGCTCTGGGCGAGATGGACATGGCTTCCTCCAACGTCTACGTCGCCGAGGAAGACTCCACGGCCGTATTTTTCCGCCTCGAATTTCTTGAATCGATGATGGCGCGATCTCCGGCGCTTGCCATGAACCTGTCACGGCTCCTCGCAAAACGGATGCTCAAGCTCGACGGGAGGCTGGCCCAGACAGAGGAGCGGCGCTCGGAGCTTTTCGAGATTGTCGGACGGGTCGATATGGATTCCGACCTCTCCCATCCCAACTTCGACCAGACAAAGTTCTACAAGCGAAACGAAGAGGAGATAAAGAGGCTCGCCAGATCGGGGGATTCGCTTCTGGTCTGGGGCGAGAGCGGCGTGGGGAAGAGACAGTTCGGCAGGACGGTCTTCCACCTCAGCGACCGCTTCCGCTCGGTTTATCTCATCGCAAACTTCTACCGCGAAGAATCCCTTTACCCCGGCGGCAGGGAAGAGCCTCTCACCCCGGCGCAGGTCCTTTTCGGCTGGGAGGAAAGCGGAAGAAGAAAGAGCGGCCTTCTGGAACTCGGGCGGGCGGGAACCCTTTTCCTTCTCGGAATCGAAAGGCTCGGAGAAGAGGCCCAGAAAAAGCTCTGGCGGCACATCGTAGACCTGAAATACTCGCAGGCCGCGATAATGGGCGCCTGGGAGCCGGGGCCGAGGCTTATCTGCGCCTCTCTCCACAACCCCGGTGAGTTGCAGAAAGACGGCAGGCTCATTCCCGAGCTGGCGGAGTATTTCTCCACCCGCTCCTTCCACATCCCGCCCCTCCGGGAGCGCAAGAAGGACATTCCCGACCACGTCTGCTTTTATCTGGAGAAGTACGCCAGAGAGCTTGAGAAGGAAACCGTTTGCGCCAGCGACAGGACGATAAAGGTCCTCCTCGATCACAACTGGCCGGGCAACGACGCGGAACTGGCGGAGACGATAAAGCGGGGGATAGTCCTGGCGAACGGCCCGGTGCTGGAAGCCGAGGATATTTTCCTCGATTTCAGGAAGGTCGAGGCGAGGGGCAAGATAGACCTCCTGCGTTTCGACTGGATCTACAAGCTCTTCCGGTCCGCGTATTTTCCGGCGGTCATTCAGTGGACAGTGACGCCCTTTTTCGTGATTCTGGTCGCCTTTCTCATCTTCGGGCCCAAAAAACCCGAAGCCAACATCGGCTCCGTCTACAGCTGGGCTCTGGGCTGGCCGCTGATGGTCGCGGGCTCCTTTTTCTGGGCGCGTTTCTGGTGCACCATCTGCCCGATGGGAAGCATAGGCGAGGCGGCGAAATTTCTCTTCCCGAAGAAGAAGGAGAGGCTCTTCCCCCAGTCGCTGCGAAGATTCTCCGGCTGGGTGATTATGGCCGTGGCGCTGATTATCATGTGGATGGAGATGACCTTCGAGATGAGGAACTTCCCGCTACGGCTGGGATGGCTTCTCGCGGGCATGATGCTTTTCTCCTTTCTCTTCTCCGTCTTTTACGAAAGGCAGGGGTGGTGCGCCTATTTTTGCGGTCTCGGAGGAATGATGGGGCTCTTCGCGCGCCTTTCCCCCTTCGAGCTTCGCGCCGACAAGAACGTCTGCACCGCGAGGTGCGCGGGCCACCAGTGCTACACCGGCACCGGCGAGCGCAAGGGCTGCCCTCTCTTCCTCCTCGCCCCTGCTGTGGACTCAAATCTTTCGTGCAAGCTCTGCGGCTCGTGCGTCAAGAACTGCCAGCACCGCTCGCTTAACCTCAACCTGCGCATACCCGGCAGGGAAATCTGGGAGACGGGCGGCAAGGCCGACCTCAGCATCTTCACCTTCGCGATGATGGGAGCCCTCGGGTGCGAGCTTCTGGGAAAAGGCTGGCTGCGGGAGATGCAGATGCCGGTAGTTACCGGTATGACCCTCCTCTTCATCCTCTTCACGGCCGCGTTCGTGCTGGCTCTTTTGTTCGTGTCGTTTCTCGGCAAACTCTCCGACAAGGATTCGTTTACAAGACATTTGTCGAGATACGGGCAGGCATACCTTCCCATCGTCTTCATGGGGTTTTTGTCGTACCACCTCTACTTTTTATTCGAGCTCGGCGACGTGCTGATACGGCTTATCGGTGAGAAGCTGGGGCTGGACATACTGAAGTCGGTAGACTGGAAACTGCACGAAGGGTGGATACGGCTCTTCCAGCACAGCGCCCTCTGGCTGGGGTTTCTGTGGACGCTTCTTCTGCTCAACCGCCTCGGCAAGCAGCGGGAGGGGTTCAGGGGTACTTTTACCGTCCATACCCTTACGGCGCTGGTTCTCACCCTGTTTCTCGCCGCCGCCCTCGACTATCACTTCTTCAACATCAAAATCTTCGGCGCCTTCTTTTAG
- a CDS encoding GNAT family N-acetyltransferase, whose protein sequence is MNERSLIDPDWRKKYAKKVISRESAIAKIPRGAKIFIGSACAEPQHLVEGLISQGANAADSEILHILTLGIAPYAEEKFQTLFRHNAFFIADNTRQAVLEGRADYTPVFLSELPDLFLTKKIRLDAALVQVSPPDRHGYVSLGVSVDVTRSAVENARYVIAEVNDQMPRTLGYSFLHVNQIDALVENSSPIITYSAPQPDEVALRLARIIALLVEDGSTIQIGIGALPNAVVPALMDKNDLGVHTEMFSDWLVDLVEAGVVTNQRKNIHRGKAVTSFCMGTKRLYDFIDNNPMVSFHPSEYTNDPFIIRQHDRMAAINSAMEIDLTGQVCSDSIGHRFYSGIGGQVDFIRGASRSKGGKAIIAIASTVRDGAKSTIVPFLAEGSGVVTTRGSVRYVVTEWGYVDLHGMTIRERVMALIGIAHPKFREWLLEEAKRLRYIYPDQKLPVSSEYPEDLEDWGVFRQKKIHFRPIHPTDERYLKDFFYSLSDESVYMRYFSHVRLMPHEKLQEEANLDFTNKLTIVAMTVDGETEEMVGVGQYGLDPATNGGEVSLSIRDNWQGMGIGRRLLGMLIEAGLRRGLAELTGYVLPANRKMLQLFLSFGFNSRYDSNEEAYILHLDMEEYRNRGQKPKVPASPTPIVKEE, encoded by the coding sequence ATGAATGAACGCTCGCTGATAGATCCCGACTGGAGAAAGAAATACGCGAAAAAAGTAATCAGCAGGGAAAGCGCGATTGCAAAAATCCCCAGGGGCGCGAAAATATTCATCGGCTCGGCCTGCGCGGAACCCCAGCACCTCGTGGAGGGGCTCATCTCCCAGGGGGCGAACGCGGCGGATTCCGAAATACTGCACATCCTTACCCTGGGCATCGCCCCCTACGCCGAAGAGAAGTTTCAGACCCTCTTTCGCCACAACGCCTTTTTCATAGCCGATAACACCAGGCAGGCGGTGCTCGAAGGGCGGGCCGACTACACTCCCGTCTTCCTCTCGGAACTCCCCGATCTTTTCCTGACCAAGAAGATACGCCTTGACGCCGCTCTCGTGCAGGTCTCGCCGCCGGACAGGCACGGCTATGTGAGCCTTGGAGTCAGCGTGGACGTGACGCGCTCTGCGGTGGAAAACGCGCGCTACGTCATCGCGGAGGTTAACGACCAGATGCCCCGCACTCTGGGGTATTCCTTCCTCCACGTAAACCAGATCGACGCGCTCGTCGAAAACTCCTCGCCTATAATCACCTATTCGGCTCCCCAGCCCGACGAGGTCGCCCTCCGGCTCGCCAGGATAATCGCCCTGCTGGTCGAGGACGGCTCTACCATCCAGATAGGAATCGGCGCGCTCCCCAACGCCGTAGTGCCCGCGCTGATGGATAAAAACGACCTGGGAGTCCACACCGAGATGTTCTCGGACTGGCTGGTGGACCTCGTAGAGGCCGGAGTGGTCACCAACCAGAGAAAGAACATCCACAGGGGGAAGGCAGTCACCTCTTTTTGCATGGGCACGAAGCGCCTTTACGATTTCATCGACAACAATCCGATGGTCTCCTTCCACCCCAGCGAATACACCAACGATCCCTTCATCATCAGGCAGCACGACAGAATGGCGGCCATAAACTCCGCTATGGAGATAGACCTGACGGGTCAGGTCTGCTCGGATTCGATCGGCCACCGGTTCTACAGCGGAATAGGCGGGCAGGTGGACTTCATCAGGGGGGCGTCGAGGAGCAAGGGGGGCAAGGCCATAATAGCCATCGCCTCCACCGTGAGGGACGGCGCCAAGTCCACCATTGTCCCCTTCCTGGCCGAGGGCTCCGGCGTGGTCACCACGCGCGGCTCGGTGCGCTACGTCGTCACAGAATGGGGCTACGTAGACCTTCACGGAATGACTATTCGGGAAAGAGTGATGGCGCTTATCGGCATAGCCCACCCGAAGTTCCGGGAATGGCTGCTGGAGGAGGCGAAGCGGCTCCGGTACATCTACCCCGATCAAAAACTGCCCGTCAGTTCCGAATACCCGGAGGATCTGGAAGACTGGGGGGTCTTCCGGCAGAAGAAGATTCATTTTCGCCCGATTCACCCCACCGACGAAAGGTATCTCAAGGATTTCTTCTACAGCCTCTCCGACGAATCGGTCTATATGCGCTACTTCTCCCACGTCCGCCTGATGCCCCACGAAAAATTGCAGGAGGAAGCCAATCTCGATTTTACGAACAAACTCACGATAGTCGCCATGACAGTAGACGGTGAGACGGAAGAGATGGTGGGAGTCGGCCAGTACGGCCTCGACCCGGCGACCAACGGCGGCGAAGTCTCGCTCAGCATCCGGGACAACTGGCAAGGCATGGGGATAGGAAGAAGGCTTCTGGGAATGCTGATCGAGGCGGGGCTCAGGCGCGGACTTGCCGAACTGACGGGTTACGTGCTCCCCGCCAACCGCAAGATGCTCCAGCTTTTTTTGTCCTTCGGCTTTAACTCCCGTTACGATTCAAACGAAGAGGCCTACATCCTTCATCTGGATATGGAGGAATACCGCAACCGCGGACAGAAGCCGAAAGTACCCGCCTCGCCCACTCCTATCGTAAAGGAAGAATAA
- a CDS encoding PhoH family protein, with protein MIKNFVLDTNVLLHDPEAIHAFEENNVNIPISVIEEIDRFKKNVDETGRNARQISRYLDKLRETGDLRKGVSLGTAEGIVRVSFGADAVSLLPKELISEKADNRILAVCLALMRDESLPVVFVTKDTNLRIKANALGLNAQDYERGKVANIEDLYTGTESVYAPKADVDSFFKDGRLQLRAGEGLYPNQFVSIIDETDPNHTALGRHVKNGEVVALRLPKEIWGLHPKNREQRYALDALLNPDLHLVTLVGRAGTGKTLLAIAAGLQKTVEEQVYKRLLVSRPIFPMGRDIGFLPGDVQEKLRPWMQPIFDNVEFLFAGVEGRDGKKRRGYEELIEMDMMALEPLTYIRGRSIPFQYIIVDEAQNLTPHEVKTIITRAGEGTKIVLTGDPYQIDNPYIDSTSNGLSFLVERFKGQTASAHVTLTKGERSDLAELAAELL; from the coding sequence ATGATCAAGAATTTCGTCCTCGACACCAACGTCCTCCTCCACGACCCGGAAGCCATTCACGCCTTCGAGGAAAACAACGTCAACATCCCGATCTCGGTAATAGAGGAAATAGACAGGTTCAAGAAAAACGTAGACGAGACGGGCAGAAACGCCCGCCAAATTTCGCGTTATCTCGACAAGCTCCGGGAGACCGGCGACCTCCGCAAGGGGGTGAGTCTGGGAACAGCCGAGGGCATCGTGCGCGTCAGCTTCGGCGCGGACGCCGTAAGCTTGCTGCCGAAGGAACTCATCAGCGAAAAGGCGGACAACAGGATTCTGGCCGTCTGCCTCGCCCTCATGCGGGACGAGAGCCTGCCCGTCGTCTTCGTCACCAAGGATACCAATCTTCGCATAAAGGCGAACGCCCTCGGCCTGAACGCCCAGGATTACGAGCGCGGCAAGGTCGCAAACATCGAAGATCTCTACACCGGCACCGAGAGCGTTTACGCGCCGAAGGCCGACGTGGATTCCTTCTTCAAGGACGGCAGGCTTCAGCTCAGGGCGGGGGAAGGGCTTTACCCGAATCAGTTTGTCAGCATAATCGACGAGACCGACCCCAACCATACCGCCCTCGGACGCCACGTAAAGAACGGCGAGGTGGTCGCGCTGCGCCTCCCGAAAGAGATTTGGGGCCTTCACCCGAAGAACCGCGAGCAAAGATACGCCCTCGACGCCCTTTTGAACCCCGACCTCCACCTCGTGACGCTGGTGGGCAGGGCGGGAACCGGAAAAACCCTTCTGGCGATTGCGGCGGGACTTCAGAAGACCGTCGAAGAACAGGTCTACAAGCGCCTGCTGGTGAGCAGGCCGATCTTTCCGATGGGAAGAGACATCGGCTTTCTCCCCGGCGATGTGCAGGAGAAGCTACGCCCCTGGATGCAGCCTATCTTCGACAACGTGGAGTTTCTCTTCGCGGGCGTCGAGGGGCGCGACGGCAAGAAGCGCAGGGGCTACGAGGAACTCATCGAGATGGACATGATGGCGCTGGAGCCGCTGACCTACATCAGGGGCCGCTCCATCCCCTTCCAGTACATAATCGTAGACGAGGCGCAAAACCTTACCCCCCACGAGGTGAAGACGATAATCACCCGCGCGGGCGAGGGGACGAAAATCGTTCTCACCGGCGACCCCTACCAGATCGACAACCCCTACATCGATTCGACCAGTAATGGGCTGAGTTTCCTCGTCGAGAGGTTCAAGGGGCAAACCGCTTCCGCGCATGTCACCCTTACCAAGGGAGAGCGTTCGGACCTTGCGGAACTTGCGGCTGAACTGCTTTAG
- a CDS encoding potassium channel protein has product MPWSSKPQNALIYMLCALIALVVIGATGFRLIEGWSFVDSFYMTIITLSTVGFGEPKPMSPSGRVFVIFYILLGITVGTYWLRTFSRMIIEGEIQKALGRRRTMSKIKKLSDHYIICGLGRIGRLIADEFEKRPMPFVAIERDEGAVRKLPPDFPVILGDATEDLILREAGIERAKGLITVLQTDAENLFITLSAREMNPKLFIIARYEEERSRLKLQRAGADKVISPYIIGGTRMAMAALRPAVIDFIELATQSESLGLQMEEILVPMLSNLAGKSLVDSKIRSDLDIIIVAVKRRSGHMEFNPSAKTIIEEGDRLVAIGDRSQLNILEKIISEA; this is encoded by the coding sequence ATGCCCTGGTCCTCCAAGCCGCAAAACGCGCTTATCTATATGCTTTGTGCGCTTATCGCCCTCGTGGTCATAGGCGCGACGGGGTTTCGCCTCATCGAGGGGTGGAGCTTCGTGGACTCCTTTTACATGACTATTATAACACTCTCCACGGTGGGTTTCGGCGAGCCGAAGCCTATGTCCCCCTCCGGCAGGGTGTTCGTAATCTTCTACATACTCCTCGGTATAACCGTCGGCACCTACTGGCTCCGCACTTTCAGCCGGATGATCATCGAGGGCGAGATACAAAAAGCCCTCGGGAGAAGAAGGACGATGTCTAAGATTAAAAAACTTTCCGACCATTACATAATATGCGGACTCGGCAGGATAGGCAGGCTGATAGCTGACGAGTTTGAAAAGAGGCCGATGCCTTTCGTCGCCATCGAGCGGGACGAGGGGGCGGTAAGAAAGCTCCCCCCCGACTTTCCGGTGATACTCGGCGACGCGACCGAAGACCTGATACTCAGAGAGGCGGGGATTGAAAGGGCCAAGGGACTTATAACCGTCCTCCAGACCGACGCGGAAAACCTCTTCATAACCCTCTCGGCCCGCGAGATGAATCCAAAGCTCTTTATAATCGCGCGCTACGAGGAGGAGAGGTCGAGGCTGAAACTGCAGCGCGCCGGAGCGGACAAGGTGATATCGCCTTACATCATCGGGGGCACCAGGATGGCGATGGCCGCCCTCCGGCCCGCCGTCATAGATTTTATCGAGCTCGCCACCCAGTCCGAGAGTCTCGGCCTCCAGATGGAGGAGATACTCGTCCCGATGCTGTCGAATCTCGCGGGAAAATCACTCGTAGACAGCAAAATCCGCTCCGATCTCGACATAATAATCGTGGCCGTCAAGCGCCGCAGCGGTCACATGGAGTTCAACCCGAGCGCCAAAACTATTATCGAGGAGGGAGACAGGCTGGTCGCAATCGGCGACCGCTCCCAGCTCAACATTCTTGAAAAGATCATCTCCGAGGCGTGA
- the rsmA gene encoding ribosomal RNA small subunit methyltransferase A: protein MSAAPLAPSPKKSLGQHFLFDKNILGKIVRLAGVIPGEAVLEIGPGPGGLTRALLDAGARVWAVETDRRMIEHLREGGFEGVEIIEGDALKTDYIELAKSAGEPFRLVANLPYNISGPLLALLLKERRAFKSMTLMFQKEVAQRIAAGPGGRVRGNLSVLAQIFCDVKVIMKVPPGAFRPPPKVESAVIRLDPLSKTVLPIDDEETLWSIVGESFQHRRKMLRNCLRDRLGEGDEVLQRVGLKGTERPEELDSAQWIRLANEIFRVENIVES, encoded by the coding sequence ATGAGCGCTGCGCCACTCGCTCCCTCGCCCAAAAAGTCCCTCGGTCAGCACTTCCTCTTCGACAAGAACATTCTCGGTAAAATCGTAAGGCTGGCCGGGGTAATTCCCGGCGAGGCGGTGCTGGAGATAGGGCCGGGGCCGGGAGGACTTACAAGGGCGCTCCTCGACGCCGGGGCGCGGGTCTGGGCCGTGGAGACCGACCGGCGGATGATCGAGCACCTCCGGGAAGGCGGCTTCGAGGGGGTGGAGATAATCGAGGGCGACGCCCTCAAGACGGATTACATAGAACTCGCAAAATCCGCCGGGGAACCCTTCCGGCTTGTCGCCAATCTTCCCTACAACATCTCCGGCCCCCTCCTCGCTCTGCTGCTCAAAGAGCGCCGCGCCTTCAAGTCGATGACTCTCATGTTCCAGAAAGAGGTGGCCCAGAGGATTGCCGCCGGGCCGGGCGGCAGGGTGCGCGGAAACCTAAGCGTGCTCGCCCAGATATTCTGCGACGTTAAAGTAATTATGAAGGTTCCTCCGGGCGCTTTCCGGCCTCCGCCGAAGGTAGAATCCGCCGTGATACGCCTCGACCCTCTCTCGAAGACCGTGCTTCCCATCGACGACGAGGAGACCCTCTGGTCGATCGTCGGAGAGAGCTTCCAGCACAGGCGAAAGATGCTCAGAAACTGCCTCAGGGACCGTCTCGGGGAAGGGGACGAGGTTCTGCAAAGGGTGGGGCTGAAGGGAACGGAAAGGCCGGAGGAGTTGGACTCGGCGCAGTGGATACGGCTTGCGAACGAGATATTCAGGGTCGAAAATATCGTAGAATCGTAG
- a CDS encoding DEAD/DEAH box helicase, whose product MKLSEIKFSDLEITDPLLNAVTACGFEHLTEVQALTIPTTLKGKDLAVQSQTGSGKTIAFLVPIFDRLLRTEKRKSIGVCPRAIVITPTRELAVQVAKDAQMLVDGGHLPFRILLAYGGVDYAKQREDIRQGVDLLVGTPGRLIDYLKQRVFNLASVEIAVIDEADRMFDMGFVADIRFLLKRMSKYDERQSMLFSATLSDRVMELSYEYMNVPELVEVTPEKVVADRVEQILYHLGSDEKLSYLIGLLSKGDMSKVVLFVNTKHQAEKVAKTLTLNGYPASVLSGDVPQNTRLKVLKRFSDGDIQVLVATDVASRGLHIENVTHVVNYDLPQDVEDYVHRIGRTARAGKSGKAIALACENYVFILPEIEEYIGHKIPVGELDPALFLPYKKPPFEPRKFSGPPGRGGDRGRSGPGGRGGPGGRGGPGGRGGSGGQQKRSGGQGRSGGRSR is encoded by the coding sequence ATGAAATTATCGGAAATCAAGTTTTCAGACCTGGAAATTACGGACCCCCTCCTCAACGCCGTCACCGCCTGCGGTTTTGAACACCTCACCGAGGTGCAGGCCCTCACGATTCCCACGACCCTTAAGGGGAAAGACCTCGCGGTCCAGTCGCAGACCGGTTCGGGCAAGACCATCGCCTTTCTGGTGCCGATCTTCGACAGGCTCCTTCGCACCGAGAAGAGAAAATCGATCGGCGTCTGCCCCAGGGCGATAGTCATCACCCCTACCCGCGAACTCGCCGTTCAGGTCGCGAAGGACGCCCAGATGCTGGTCGACGGCGGCCACCTCCCCTTCCGCATCCTGCTCGCCTACGGCGGAGTAGACTATGCGAAGCAGCGGGAAGACATACGGCAGGGGGTAGACCTCCTCGTCGGAACGCCGGGAAGGCTCATCGACTACCTCAAGCAGAGGGTCTTCAACCTCGCTTCGGTGGAGATCGCCGTCATCGACGAAGCGGACCGCATGTTCGACATGGGGTTCGTCGCCGACATCAGGTTTCTTCTCAAGAGGATGAGCAAGTACGACGAGCGCCAGTCGATGCTTTTCAGCGCGACCCTCAGCGACAGGGTGATGGAACTCAGCTACGAGTACATGAACGTCCCCGAACTGGTCGAGGTCACCCCTGAGAAGGTCGTGGCGGACCGCGTGGAGCAGATACTCTACCATCTCGGCTCCGACGAGAAACTGAGCTACCTCATCGGCCTTTTGTCGAAGGGGGATATGTCGAAGGTAGTCCTCTTCGTAAACACCAAGCATCAGGCCGAGAAGGTCGCAAAGACCCTTACCCTCAACGGCTACCCGGCTTCCGTCCTCAGCGGCGACGTGCCCCAGAACACACGCCTCAAGGTCCTGAAGCGCTTCTCCGACGGCGATATACAGGTTCTCGTCGCCACAGACGTAGCTTCGAGAGGTCTTCACATCGAAAACGTCACCCACGTAGTCAACTACGACCTTCCGCAGGACGTAGAGGACTACGTCCACCGCATCGGGCGCACCGCGCGCGCCGGCAAGAGCGGCAAAGCGATAGCGCTGGCCTGCGAAAACTACGTCTTCATCCTCCCAGAGATCGAGGAGTACATCGGACACAAGATACCGGTGGGAGAACTCGACCCGGCGCTCTTTTTGCCCTATAAAAAGCCCCCCTTCGAGCCCCGGAAATTCAGCGGCCCCCCCGGCAGGGGCGGCGACAGAGGCCGAAGCGGTCCCGGCGGACGCGGCGGCCCCGGAGGTAGGGGCGGCCCCGGAGGCCGAGGAGGCTCCGGCGGGCAGCAGAAGAGAAGCGGGGGACAGGGACGAAGCGGCGGACGTTCGAGGTAA
- the tsaD gene encoding tRNA (adenosine(37)-N6)-threonylcarbamoyltransferase complex transferase subunit TsaD: protein METLILAIESSCDETAAAVLRGESGVLSDVVASQNEIHARYGGVVPELACRAHTEAIIPVVTEALLKAGVSLEELSAIAVTQGPGLVGALLVGVSFAKALSFATDIPLVPVNHLEAHIAGVFVEDCWRGRGDKPFIGLVVSGGHTSLYHSLGGGKYVLIGQTLDDAAGEAFDKVAKILGLGYPGGVVVDNLAKKGDPKRFNFPRPLLNKGGFDFSFSGLKTALRTHVEKYLKGLEGQELFDTCASFQDAVVDVLVKKTVRAAKHTGVSDIVVCGGVACNSRLRQKLLDEAQRKGLNVMIPRPRYCTDNAVMVASAGRLRFLAGVRADLGLNAVPTWPLEESAAR from the coding sequence TTGGAAACCCTTATCCTGGCAATCGAATCCTCCTGCGACGAGACCGCCGCGGCGGTCCTTCGCGGCGAGAGCGGGGTGCTTTCGGACGTCGTAGCGAGCCAGAACGAGATACACGCCAGGTACGGCGGCGTTGTCCCCGAGTTGGCTTGCAGGGCTCACACCGAGGCGATAATCCCCGTAGTGACGGAAGCCCTTCTGAAGGCCGGGGTTTCGCTCGAAGAGCTCTCGGCGATCGCCGTAACCCAGGGGCCCGGCCTAGTGGGGGCGCTTCTGGTCGGCGTGAGTTTCGCGAAAGCCCTTTCCTTCGCGACGGATATTCCCCTCGTTCCCGTAAACCACCTGGAGGCCCACATCGCGGGGGTTTTCGTCGAGGATTGCTGGCGCGGCAGGGGCGACAAGCCCTTCATCGGCCTCGTGGTCTCAGGCGGTCACACCTCGCTCTACCACTCGCTCGGCGGGGGGAAGTACGTGTTGATAGGGCAGACCCTGGACGACGCGGCGGGCGAGGCCTTCGACAAGGTAGCCAAGATACTGGGGCTTGGCTATCCGGGCGGCGTCGTGGTGGACAATCTCGCCAAAAAGGGCGACCCGAAGCGCTTCAATTTCCCGAGACCGCTCCTGAACAAAGGCGGCTTCGACTTCTCCTTTTCGGGGTTGAAGACGGCCCTCCGCACCCACGTTGAAAAGTATCTTAAAGGCCTCGAAGGGCAGGAGCTTTTCGACACCTGCGCCTCCTTCCAGGACGCGGTGGTGGACGTACTCGTCAAGAAGACCGTCCGGGCCGCTAAACACACCGGGGTCAGCGATATCGTCGTCTGCGGCGGCGTTGCGTGCAACTCGCGCCTTCGCCAAAAGCTTCTCGACGAGGCCCAAAGAAAAGGTCTGAACGTCATGATTCCCCGGCCTCGCTACTGCACCGACAACGCGGTGATGGTCGCCTCGGCCGGAAGACTCCGGTTCCTCGCCGGGGTGAGGGCGGACCTCGGCCTCAACGCCGTCCCGACCTGGCCGCTGGAAGAAAGCGCCGCCCGATGA